From the genome of Mya arenaria isolate MELC-2E11 chromosome 5, ASM2691426v1:
acatatatatttcacaCATAAAgcaacatgtatatacaaatgaTTCACACTCGTTTTTGCTGCATATCTGCTGAACGCTATGgttatacaaatacaaagaaatgcGGCTTTATTGATACACTTATGGTATAAAATGGGACGattaatataaaatgctttggGCAATATCTCCTTGACTTCAAGATTGTGTTTTCACTGACTTGTTTAAGAGCGAAACGCtttatgtttatgaaacatTAACATGCTGTTCAATTGACGCAATTTttcattagtttaaacatatttaattttacaacgattgtgaaacaagctattgcaacttatattaatcactctcgttgacacgatgttgcgcgagagtgaggtcttgtgttgtgggggaaccggagtacccggaggaaacccacttgtccaacTTCGTGACCACagaccaaactcacatgcacccaagTCCAgaatcgaacccaggtcgcctaggtgagaagcgagtgcactaaccactgcgctaaccggacaatttttttttcatttaaagggGCGCAATGAAGTTTAAtgcaaaaggtttatttttcctattttatttgaatgcattttaatgttttactcatttgtcTTCTAtgatcaatgtttgttttacagaaacatgacttgtgtacagataaaacaaatataagcgATATTATGGCGCTTTTAAACACGGGTGTTTGAGGCCACGtagctttaaattaaaaatataaataaatatataggcTCATAtcatttatctgtacacaaatattttttttgtttaaatcatttcagTGAAGTGGGTTTAACACGATAACGCAtcgaaagaaaaagaaagaaaaatatttgaatcaagCTATATTGTGCGCCGTTAAGCCGAATTATACGATTTAGTTGtaacataaatgtttacataaacattgaaaaaagaaggaaaagttcgcaattatattttacaaactaaACAGAACCAGTCTTGTCAGATGTACATGACATGCCCGTTTTCCATGTTTTCACATCATCtggttgatgtttttgtcaCAATTGCTTAGTTTTCAGAGAATCGTGCTTTCGAAATCCAATGTATGCTTCCCCATGTGGGAGTTCTGTCTGGAAGTAAATTTCCGAATCTAAGTGCCGAAGATTTATAAAGCTAAATAATACGAAATTGGATAAGTTATCATCCACAGAGTATCCATTAGCAAGTCTGCTTACATACGCAATTTGATTAGTCACCAGTagtttttggataaatattgactaataaatacacatttagtCTAACTTTAATCAaaccaaaaaaagtacaaatgttatacaattCGCTGCTGTGAAAGCTAAATTATAGGGTCGATTTAGATAGAGTAATGAAAGCtcttaaagcgttgaaaggctgcAGGCTCGATAATCGTGAGTTGTCTTTCTTTTTTACCATTCATTTCTCAGGCAATAATAAACATCGAATCCAAAAAATAGtttggattttttaaaaatacaataaactagtttcataacagtaactgataaatCTATATGAACTATGATGTaaaaacattgctttcatctcgTAAGTTAATTGCTAGTGTAACGTTGATGTAATGGCAAGCTATATTGGCCTTTTGACTATTTATTGTAGGTAATGTATGACCGGGTCTTTAAGTCaacatatttccatttattatataattatctaTTCATCTGTTCCTcacctaaatttattttaaactatttgtattgctttcaaattcacataaacgttgcaatcttatgaacgtaTTTGAATTCACATAATTTTAAACTGCATAACCTATGTGTCACATTCTGTAACTCTGGCGcattattcttttaaatatcATGTGTAAAAGTCGTTCTGACGATAACTGGGgaggtattcaatattggtcttggTACTTGTTACTAATAattgaccaatagagtgaatgaagtcaatgatgcatGACCATCAGATTAACTAAAgtcgcatattgaataccacccctgatTTCGATTTGCGAAACTAAAGTATGGATGCCCGTGACATACAGCCTCATACAAAAGCACGATATATTTAGTGATCTCTGATTCTGCCCGATCGTTTAAACCACACCTAATGAATATCATTCAACATTATATGTTACGTTAAATATCGATAAACTTTACAATATAATTTCGCTGATACAAATGAGAAAACAAATGGACAAAAAGAAAATGCAGTTTCTTCATTAACAATATGAATGATAAACTTTTGGTCAGTTGGAAAAAGCATTGAAAAAGTGATGATAGTGAGTTCCTTAAGCAGTCCGAATGAAAAACCCCATCTCactttctgttattaaatactgTATCCCCATTTAGCTAAATAAACCACAGTTTCAGtgcaattaattgttttttttttatttccccAAGGTTttataatactaataaaacatCTTGTTAatacaaagaaacattttttgtaatcaTTGGATGACAAGGATCAACAACACATAAGTAAACGTGTCTTTgacatttcaattaatttatctgACGTCTAGGCTGTTTCTTTAATATCGGCCTTATTTTCAAGTACAGCTCGGTTTACCAATCATCTATAAATGATATCATTGTGTCTCCGCATATAATAATGATGCAATACACTCCTTGTCATTAACCAATGGAAGGAAACTGCACAATTACAGTAAAACTACGGTCGTTCGAACAGGCGGTCTTTCGAGAACCGGCGGTTCCTCGAGGTCGAAGCTTAGCcccgaacatttttccttctacAACGTATAATCATAAATACTGTTGATTATACATTTGAATCTTCAGAGACATATCCAACAACCCAAATCGTACCAGGGgtggtatttaatattcaacttaagttaatctaaTGATCATAAATCATCGACTTAATTCAttctattggtcagttttttataacaagtaatccgatgaGCTACATCGTTCTAAGATCCACTTAAGACCAATTTTGAATACCAGTCAAAAACACtatttcaaatatcattgtGTTTAAAGGCAGAACAATCAAAGCTAATATaagtataattatttatcttgaaGAAGAAGAAACGCTTTGTACCACAAACGCAGTaaacatcaatttcattttaatgcttATCAGTTAATACTAGGAAAACCGCTTTGAATCGCTTAGCAACAAAACAATGGAAGCCACCAGGGTTAAACCGATTTTAGAGTTGTAATCCTCATACtcttataaacatttattgaaaaggaAGACATTTTGTGAGCTCATATGTTGGAATAAGTGTGAGGAGATGTGCGctcacaaactggtttaaattcCCAGTGAGATCTTATTTTTCACTGGCCTTGCCAAGGCCATTGTGTGTAttccacgtgataaattgcatcataaatgctacgtcgaaaggcaacattttccttcgaatgaagactttaaacaaaaataacttaactatttcttcaccatttttaatgaacataacGCAGTCAACGCCACTTACGGAGCCACGCCTTCGGACTTTtatcagagtttgattgagagttaagtttcttaaaacacttcgacaaacattttcacaatataGACGTCTGACTGAGCACCGTCAACACATTATTCTGGAAACAGGGTAGTCGAAGTGTTTGCTGAAACGTTTCaacttatcaaactccggttataaaacgAAAGCTGTTGTCTTGAAGCGCGGTGTCTCTTGTTGCTGTTTGTTTGgtctttaaagggactctcGCATGTTTTTGACTATTGTTTAACTgcaatgcatctgaaaacactttatattataactatataactctttgataccgaaattaaTCAAACTTATATAATATGTTCAGGTTTTAGTTTGGTGCGAACCCACACCAGTCaaggaaaaaagaaaactgacaacaaaaccacacGCCCAAAATGACTCATATACAATCATTAGGGTAACTTATCCTTTAAGCCTTTGTTGAAACACGTTActaacgctattcaaaatcgtggacttcTATATCGtggacaatatttgagcattaATCAACATTTAATGAAGGGTTTCAGCTTTCAGTGTATCAGTTTTACCActctaatgatttgccacaattcattatgtgaaacaaaaaaagtgcattttacgaaaacatgagcgagtcactttaaacgGGAAATTGGTATCATTATAGGCACTCCGGTTTATCCCTGCCgcttcaaatgttttatcaatctGAGCAcgattttaactttaatttcaGTATCATTCTATTCGCAGCTACTTGGTTTTgattattgttaaatgtttcaGCGTTGATTTCCCTTGACGTGATAACATGCTACTGACTTATTCAAAGTgagaaatatatcattattttgataCTGAAAGATTTATGTAAATAGCATACACCATTAAGTTGGTAatttatgttcttatatgtgATATCGTTATTGTGCAATTGAATTCAAAGTCTTTAAATCTTCCAAATCATGTACAGTTTCGAAAGCAGAAATATCGTCGATTTTTTGTCTAACCTTACACAAATATTCCCTGACTTCTATAACCCAAAAATGTTATACGCCGATTCTTGAAATATGTGACGCAACCAGCTTTACGGAACAACTGGCAAAAACTAGCGAATAATCTTATATTATAAGTTATAacttgaagctgcactctcacagattgaacgttttggcattttgtttttattttttatttttttttatctctgtACGTGCCAATTCATTcgaaaatgtatggaaaccagtgattttagactgctgacaaaaatcagatcgcagattttcatatattaagttcaaaaattgatgttttatgcaattttcttcaaccgttagtaatgtatttagacataaaacattaattttcgaactgaaatatgaaaatctgcggtctgctcttttgtcagcagtcttatatcactggtttgttgatatttacgcaaaacccggctcatttcaagacaaaaaataaaaaaaagttgtcaaacggtaaatctgtgagagtgcagtttaaaATGGCGTTCAATAGAACCAGATTCATAACAACATCTACTTTAGAGATAAAGAAAATCATTGGAATTGTGGAGACTCTTAATATGAATTGAGTGCGAGAGTAATAAATTCCATAGGCTTAAAAGCATTTAAAGGCACATACTCTATTTTTGAACCcagtatatgtttgtatttacgaataaacaaattaattactACTTACATTAGACATTTTGAACAGGTGTTAGCGAAACAAGTCGAACATAactttaatcataaaaataactgtttaaacgAAAACCGTCGcttcaatgttttcaaatactCCCCCAATATAACAAATTGTGTCTATAGGATTCATAAAAGCTTTAACAGATGTATGAAATTATGGTCTTGTGGAAAAGCGCCCGTCCACAGACCAAAAGGATCCATGTCTGATACCTGTTGCCGGCTTGAatgttttttggtattttttggtaaatataaaatgaaattcgtgTCTCAACCGTGATATCACATTTATGGGTTATTCATTTTTCCGGATATATTTCTGTTTGATAACATTACATTTGCATCtagtgtgcctttaaacataaaatacgtACTGAAAGCTTCTGGTAATAACATTGACAGTAAAGACAAGTTCTTGCTATCTTTAAGTCCCTCGTGTATGAATAGGTCTTAAAGTTTGAAATCGATTCCTACTTCTTGTAGACATCTTTAAGTGTTCTTGATTGACAACATatcagtaaaatagttttaaatttcaacaaacatcagaaaatgttttattaaattgcatTCGGAATTTCGATGTGGATCCACCGACCAACTCAGTTTAATcctagaaaaaatgtttttcttacttTAGTAACTATTACGCCgctttttaatgtttgatagTAATTGATTAAACATTTCACGGTACTGGTTGCgcatatatatgaatatgaaacTACAATAACAACCACACTCGCTATACCATCAACGTCTCGGTAATTAACCAACAGATATCTATCCCGATGCTTGCCGGAGATTGCCGAGCTGTAACGATTAGCTAAACCACTAGCCATAACGATATAGCTTAGACTAGTGACacgcaaataaaaaaaacgaattgcaaaaacgcacatagacacaaaacacacgaatatttcaaaattatcattCCATTTATATTCTATTGTTTTTCAACTTCCGTACGGGCTCTTTTCAGTGCCGATGGCGGATCTACTGGGTTCATGAAAGGGACGTATGTGCTGGTCAACCATAACGGAACAATCCTTTGGCCCGTACCCGTCAAACTAAAGAGCTCTTGCAAAGTGGATATCACATACTTTCCTTTTGATGATCAGATGTGCTTTCTGAAGTAAGAATTAAGGTTAAGCTGTTTTAGAAAACGGACTCAAAAAACTTTGTggttaaacaatatttcactCCTTGGCCCAAACCTTTTAATTGCAATACTTTTTACCTTTTTGATAAGGTTTCTCTTGAGAGTCACTTAAATTAGCATAAGACAGTTTTTCTGTATTCTATGACGATAAAACATTGCTCcaagtttttaagttttttttttgtattttttattgttttttacacATTTGAGTGAAACATATTTCAGCTGTCTAggtaaaaaagtatttcaatataaaactgtGTTGACATTTTACTGTTTGATAATTTATAATCTAAAAACATAGTTTGTTAACTTCAGGTTTGGTTCTTGGATCTACAGCGGTGATTGGATTGATTATGAAACAATGTACGACGACAGGTCCATCGAACTCTCCACCTATGTCAACAACAGCGAATGGGACTTGCTTTCTGTTGTCCTCGAAAAGGGTTTCAGAACTCAATCCTGTTGTGAGGACTTGTATCCAGACTTGACATACACGCTGTACGTTCGCCGAAAGACGTTCTActacattttcaatatcattgtACCATGCATTATGCTGTCAATTCTCACATTGTTGACATTCTGGTTGCCTCCAACCTCCGGAGAGAAGATTACGCTGGGTCTATCAGTATTCCTTGCTTTCTCGATGTTTATGTTGCTTATCGCTGAGGAGGTGCCCGCAACATCAGAGGCTGTACCTCTGATCGGTAaggattttcattttataagttagataaaagaaaaaaatcattcataaaTAAACCTTCTTTGACTGCACTTGCAGCAatttgctatttttgttttaaatggaatagACACACGATGGtcaatcggcaaatacagtcctagaattgtcaatgcgagcttAGCTAGAAGGAGGCCAATAACACATGCCTTTACAcgattaaaagaataaacgcaaTAGTCATGTTGCTGTCTTAGTTGAGTTTTCTCGTTTGGAAATAGCGTATAATGACGACAACTCCACAAAATATGCtctttgtatttaaattaaagtaGTTTTTACAAGGGATGTTAATTCACtaatgttatgcaccagtcaattgtaaccacaccccCACCcacaggtctgggggtataccggggatagccggggaaatgggctgtgtttttacaaTCCAAAtggcccgcagtgccgggtgaatgcggtggttttgtcttcgcgccaaaagtagtggggaatgggccttacctagggatgcaggggcatttggcggggatttgaccagcagttcgtctccgcagggcggggattttacccgggcttggctggatcgaaagtcaaagtccccgcaattccccggacctgggggccgtggttacaattgactggtgcatcatATACTTGTAATTCTCATTTTGCCATGTAGCAGCTTGACATTGAGACAATTCAAACCCTCTACATTCTACATATCTTGTGGAAAAGCGCCCGTCCACAGACCAAAAGGATCCATGTCTGATACCTGTTGCCGGCTTAAatgttttttggtattttttggtaaatattagTTTATAAAATGGAATTCGTGTCTCAACCGTGATATCACATTGATGGGTTATCATTTTTTTCCGGATATATTTCTGTTTGATAACATTACATTTGCATCtagtgtgcctttaaacataaaatacgtACTGAAAGCTTCTGGTAATAACACTGACAGAAAAGACAAGTTCTTGCTATCTTTAAGTCCCTCGTGTATGAATAGGTCTTAAAGTTTGAAATCGATTCCTACTTCTTGTAGACATCTTTAAGTGTCCTTGATTGACAACATatcagtaaaatagttttaaattttagcaAACATCAGCAaatgggggtataccggggatggccggggaaatgggctgtgtttttacaaTCCAGAtggcccgcagtgccgggtgaatgcggtggttttgtcttcgcgccaaaagtagtggggaatgggccttacctaggggtgcaggggcatttggtggggatttgaccagcagttcgtctccgcagggcggggattttacccgggcttggctggatcGAAAGTCCCCGcaattccccggacctgggggccgtggttacaattgactggtgcatcatATACTTGTAATTCTCATTTTGCCATGTAGCAGCTTGACATTGAGACAATTCAAACCCTCTACATTCTACATATCGCAGTTGTTGGTTCCCAAAGAAATTGTTATAGTTTCAATGAATACTGACGTACTATATTTCAGGCATATATCTCTGCGTTgtgatgaccttgacctcggTGTCCGTTATAATGGCTGTGATGGTCATCAACCTTTACAACAGAGGAGCTAAAACTCGGAGGGCGCCAAAAGTGGTTCGAATACTTGCCCTGAAATGGATATCATTTGTGCTGAGAATGCGGCATGACCTTGAGCGTCTTGTGGATTCAATCAATCTGGTAAAATACCgaacttaaagggactcgctcatgttttggcaccgtATTTCTTTCCTGATAATTCtcatgaaaacacttattttataattattttactctttgatactaaaattgcagaaaaacaacatttaaagtataaaataatattttggttttattggGTAGCGAACAGTCAAagggaaattaaaaaaacttacaaCAAAACCCCACTcccacaaggactcatacacaaacacaagGATAACTTTACCTCTATGCATTTTTGTTGAATCGAGTTActaacgctattcaaaatcgGGGACACTGTttaagcatatatcaacataagtTAAAGGGgtccagccgtcagtatctaAATCGTAACACTCCTCATGGTTTGCCactctttatttcaatataaaaagtgtattttacaaaaacataagccagtccctttaacatatcataaaaatgcATACGATATGTACAATTTCATAATATtgagtattaaaaataaaatacttccaacattaaattataataatatgatcGGGGAATCCTGGGAATGTAAACACAAGTTTTAGTCGTGCTATGCTGAGTGATATGATATTTGCTTTGTTCGTAGGAGAATGATACCGAAATCGACACAAGAAAGGCTTCCTTCAAAAATCGAAGACAAACCTCCATGCGTCGCACAAGAGAAACGGCATTGTCCTCGATTCATGAATACACCATTTCTCGACAAAACACCATACGTCGACGCCATAGCAGCTCAGAAAATCCTGGAGGGGAAGACAAcgatataaatgaaattacacCATTAAATATTATTGAACCGGAAGCTGGTCCAGAAGCAGAAGTTATTTGGTTAAGAAGAGATGAAGTGTACCCAGCCACTTCCCCGCAGACTAATTCCTTTGAGCTTGAGGTCCCCAAACCATGTAGCCATCAAGAGCATAATAACACTCTCGAAGCATCAAGGAAAGCGGGACCCAAGCGTGAAAGGTTTGAAAAACGTGCCAGACCAAAACGGGTTAAAACTACAGCTGTTAAACCGTGTCACATTAGTAGAGACTTTTCACCAAAAAAAGGTGatataaaaagtgaaatttACTTTCGAAAACTAATCGTTGTGGAGTGGCAGAGAATAGCCGCGGTGGTTGACAGGGTGTTGTTTTGGGTGTACTGTATTGGCACATTTGTAGCATATCTGTTAATACTTGTAATCGTTCCAAATCAAAACTATGCGCTTTGGAATGCGAAAATTCAGCCAAACCCAAATATCCGATCAGACAGTCGTTATACCATgtgaaaaaacacaatattccgtaatttcaaattataaatattggCATTTTTTTGGCTGTATAGCTGTCTATTTATGCTTGAAACTTCATTCAACGTTAAATTTGTTGTACTTTGTAATGCTTGTTTGTACCTGTACGATTTGTAGATAACACGTAATAAAGATTAACACTTCCCGGTTTGAGTAATGGAAAATTTGCACTGAATGATCCATCATTTCAAAAATCTACACGAAGAATGATTTCTAAACTGGATGACCAATTAATTACAAGGGTATTTTAGATGAAAGTGTGTGCAATTTCAGCAGATTTAACGCTGTTTTCCCTAAATTTTAATAGTTCTGataaagaattgaaaaaaatatttaatcaagaTTGTCTTCATAATTCTAATCgtgatattattatatttaagaccataacaatatggaaatatataGATGAATCACCGACAAAcattaatcattttataattgCCGTATGGAGGATATGCTTCCATTGCTTCTGTGGATATGTtcatcattaaatttaaaacttgtCTACAACCCGGCAATTGTCCCCGTGtatttatgtttacttttaagcAACTTCcttataaacttataataaaCGATAACAAATAGGGAAAGACACccttatttgtattaaaaatacttaatgcaaaattgtatgaaaatgatttcaaaatatttactttatatttcatcCGGCAATAAACCAGAATAGTCTTTAGatacaaattacaaaataacaacTTGTTAGCCAAAATATAATGCAACTACGCAGACCAAAGTACGAATGAAATAAGACGCAGAGATGCATGAAGTGTAGCTAAGCGGTCATGGCCTGCCTTCGATACAGGAAGTTCGGCTAGTAAACGTGATCAATaatgtttcataaatgtttttttttctatttttaaactggAACACATGGCAAAAACAATCcccaaattgttttattgttcataAACCATTCCAACGCTTTGAATGAATGACATAATTGTGGTTTTGAAACAGTAGCATTCAAGGTATGAAGTTTATTTGGTACTCGTATTATACCTGAGAAGTttaacattatcattttaacTGAGTCCTCTAGTTCATATAACGGACGGACTTTATTAGCTTCCGGTCAGACGTAGCTGCCTAtgcgcgagtacgcggctgaatccacatgattctgacaaaaaatcaaaacaatcggccaaagttgcagtatgcgtattTGACTATATGATCCTATAACTGTCAAATTTCTAGTACTAAAAAAGGCACCTCAGAACGCCTAGAATGTACCAGATTGTTTTCAATAGTTTCTGAGGGGCATGACCCCAGACCCCATATGTTATATCTATGTTGATTATCACAATTTGTAGATGCGAACAATTCTGTTGACAAACACTATTGCACCCCCTACCCTTCATTTCAGAATTTTATTGATTGAAAGTAATTAATTAACATGTACACGAGATGCATAAAAAACGAAATcatatgattatttatattagcTTATATACTAAGTTGACATTTGTCTATAAATGTATATcaacatgtaaataaatcatGTTAATAAGTATACATCAtcgtttaaattaaatgtttaataaagcTGGGTGTAATTAATCGCTTCATTTGCGTCATACATTAAAAGCTTCAAAACGAGTGCGCAGTCATGCGTGTAGCGGAACAGTAAGTGAAGCGGGTAACTTCCTCCTTTCACGCTACAGGGGAGCGCATACACTCCTTGCATTCAGCTAAATCGAAACAAGGAAAACGCATTGAATTGAACTGAGGTAGAAACACCCAAAtgcttatataattaaaattacacAAGGAAAGAATTCGCGTACCTTCGTGGTAACACTGAAAATGGAGTAAAGTGTTAAAATGCGGTAATAAGTGAAGTCATAAAAATGGACCCCAGACAAATATTCGACCTCTCGAAGCTTGATGACCTTACGGAAAGGTCCATTTGTGACACCCTAAAATCCAGATATCGCCACGATGTCATCTATgtaagtaatatatttaatattgagttaaacagtatatatttaagaacatCACACGATTAACTGTTCCATAAATCCGAAAATGTAGGCTGTATTCTAAGAATATTCTTATGATTCTTAAAAACAGTGAACATTGGCTGTTTTGTACGTGTCAAGTTCAAGTTTCAAGATTTATCATTGTCAAGACCCGTAATGTTTGTAATATGTGTTAACATTAAACAGAACAAAGTAgaatacacaaaaaaaacatatgaaataaaacagcataCATTAATGCAGAATGATACCcattaaaaca
Proteins encoded in this window:
- the LOC128234277 gene encoding neuronal acetylcholine receptor subunit alpha-5-like; the encoded protein is MEPRMLDLPRQTIQILLTISTLAIAVQPENNISTVDNQVVLVPDEQRLYENLMYGYEKSVRPVRNSSTVLIVRFALHLNQIIGLDERHQVLTTNVFIDQQWIDDNLGWDPEDYNNIKSIRIPANNVWLPDTFIYNNADGGSTGFMKGTYVLVNHNGTILWPVPVKLKSSCKVDITYFPFDDQMCFLKFGSWIYSGDWIDYETMYDDRSIELSTYVNNSEWDLLSVVLEKGFRTQSCCEDLYPDLTYTLYVRRKTFYYIFNIIVPCIMLSILTLLTFWLPPTSGEKITLGLSVFLAFSMFMLLIAEEVPATSEAVPLIGIYLCVVMTLTSVSVIMAVMVINLYNRGAKTRRAPKVVRILALKWISFVLRMRHDLERLVDSINLENDTEIDTRKASFKNRRQTSMRRTRETALSSIHEYTISRQNTIRRRHSSSENPGGEDNDINEITPLNIIEPEAGPEAEVIWLRRDEVYPATSPQTNSFELEVPKPCSHQEHNNTLEASRKAGPKRERFEKRARPKRVKTTAVKPCHISRDFSPKKGDIKSEIYFRKLIVVEWQRIAAVVDRVLFWVYCIGTFVAYLLILVIVPNQNYALWNAKIQPNPNIRSDSRYTM